A window of the Miscanthus floridulus cultivar M001 chromosome 14, ASM1932011v1, whole genome shotgun sequence genome harbors these coding sequences:
- the LOC136504489 gene encoding glucan endo-1,3-beta-glucosidase GII-like: MAGQHGLATMIAAAALLIGALASIPTGVDSIGVCYGTQGDGLPSAADVVQLYQSKRIGAMRIYSPDATILQALRGSGIDVIVDETNLDALISNAAAWVQANIQPYKDDVNFRYIAVGNEVEGSDTQKILPAMQSLAGALSAAGFGDIKVSTAVKMSVLSMSSPPSSGAFAEPSVMGPVVRFLAGSGAPLLANVYPYFAYRDAGGSIDLGFSLFEQSSTTVNDNGRVYTNLFDAMVDAVYSAMEKEGESGVPIVVSESGWPSDGGGLGASVDNARTYNQNLINHVSNGTPKMPGPLETYIFAMFNENGKPGDETEKHFGLFNGQDKSPVYPISFS; this comes from the exons ATGGCAGGGCAGCATGGCCTCGCCACCATGATTGCCGCCGCAGCATTGCTCATTGGAGCCTTGGCGTCCATACCAACAG GGGTGGATTCCATTGGCGTGTGCTACGGCACCCAGGGTGACGGCCTACCGTCGGCAGCAGACGTGGTGCAGCTGTACCAGTCCAAGCGAATCGGCGCCATGCGCATCTACTCCCCGGACGCCACCATCCTGCAGGCCCTGCGCGGCTCCGGCATCGACGTCATCGTCGACGAGACCAACCTCGACGCGCTCATCTCGAACGCCGCCGCCTGGGTCCAGGCCAACATCCAACCCTACAAGGACGACGTCAACTTCCGCTACATCGCGGTAGGCAACGAGGTCGAGGGCAGCGATACGCAGAAGATCCTCCCAGCCATGCAGAGCCTCGCCGGCGCGCTCTCCGCGGCTGGGTTCGGGGACATCAAGGTGTCCACGGCCGTCAAGATGAGCGTGCTCTCCATGTCCTCGCCGCCGTCCAGTGGCGCGTTTGCGGAACCCTCCGTCATGGGCCCCGTCGTCAGGTTCCTGGCGGGCAGCGGTGCGCCGTTGCTGGCCAACGTCTACCCCTACTTCGCGTACCGGGACGCGGGTGGATCGATCGACCTTGGCTTCTCGCTCTTTGAGCAGAGCTCGACGACTGTCAACGACAACGGGCGGGTGTACACCAACCTCTTCGATGCCATGGTTGACGCGGTGTACTCGGCCATGGAGAAGGAGGGCGAGTCCGGCGTGCCCATCGTCGTGTCGGAGAGCGGATGGCCGTCGGACGGCGGTGGCTTGGGGGCGTCGGTGGACAACGCGCGGACCTACAACCAGAACCTGATCAACCATGTCAGCAACGGCACGCCCAAGATGCCCGGGCCACTGGAGACCTACATATTCGCCATGTTCAATGAGAACGGGAAGCCGGGGGACGAGACGGAGAAGCACTTTGGGCTCTTCAACGGGCAGGATAAGTCCCCGGTGTACCCTATTAGTTTCTCATGA